A genomic window from Tenebrio molitor chromosome X, icTenMoli1.1, whole genome shotgun sequence includes:
- the LOC138139707 gene encoding uncharacterized protein isoform X6 encodes MTVVVFYSVSVLVSLRWVADSTCNITRDNVSQLHSTDDEDVIIEREHTGGTYKLRDSRIIEIAGGRELFSQSRSKAVRKSRNSTVGEDGEKKIQKSPMRQGVWELRGRSNEAKKLKNSREYTETVFSSEVCSVTHQQNEKQREPTDIENKVSSPMTMTFPGEVVVFDDIGENWHIDENKRIDNEQHSNHTATNLFNSSDTDSEKVTKVIGNLPIAVYEGSPRRYGPRQMETNFSHPQLPSAQSLLASPSVYPPRPGFPQRVVFTPSPNENEVSPTAENNVFNKKTSPPPTTTTSTTTSTFDYLYEFSETRKVLEEFFKCPPPDEENRLEVEFQDLEYELRRQGGDSGNSYVGQRLAKGREQGDFCMRIDSPRKCFNNPVTNVQDQDMTEYENNFLDLSIGTGSSGDLGETEVGLQVGHSRNFTLSPETTDCDSNCGDLDSEVSLMLMENDLGPSSGLLGSNTDLAIPSDSLRLYSSMPVLEDGLSSGHASDTDNNNPTVMLMKRQITEIEREINQGICKSKQGNNKSQENGLSPNEDCVNVSPNDVNGCINNFEDPHILPQMDSLEKTPPPPAPAPHRLLQNEKSNDVEAAIKDIRLTLQRTKTLPLKCHPKEEHEENAVSPIWVPRQRGMSAASGDSDRKVNSGEEEENDTDLETDRLLGQQRTDDQGFYDEKGWRKPKSRTIMPSHSLSNPKQMLMDEGTLPLVPTEPPQISNPSSPTAVSEKSQSPQSQKGSISSSKIKKEKDSKKKGRNKEDVIQRSVLIEGVLFRARYLGSTQLVCEGQPTKTTRMMQAEEAVSRIKEASNQMIQNYGHQYDPNIPESASFDDEPAVEPEPQQISETAVQPVSGARVFNPNTLPLGVGATGTVFRLHFLGSVEVDEEGGRKRRKRLKKNMVEVAVTKIKAPDGETQPSTEVDLFISTEKIMVLNTDLKEIMMDHALRTISYIADIGDLVVLMARRRFVPHEMEDAPKINRTPKMICHVFESEEAQFIAQSIGQAFQVAYMEFLKANGIEDHSFVKEMDYQEVLNSQEIFGDELQMFAKKEMQKEVVVPKAKGEILGVVIVESGWGSMLPTVVIANLAPAGAAARCGQLNIGDQIIAINGVSLVGLPLSTCQNYIKNSKNQTVVKLTVVPCAPVVEVKIKRPDTKYQLGFSVQNGVICSLLRGGIAERGGVRVGHRIIEINNQSVVAVPHEKIVNLLATSVGEILMKTMPTSMFRLLTGQENPVYI; translated from the exons ATGACCGTTGTGGTGTTTTATTCAGTGTCAGTTCTCGTTTCTTTAAG ATGGGTGGCCGATAGCACCTGTAACATCACTAGAGATAATGTGAGTCAACTGCACTCCACTGATGACGAAGATGTTATAATAGAACGTGAACACACGGGAGGAACGTATAAATTACGCGATTCCAG GATAATCGAAATTGCCGGTGGTAGAGAATTGTTTTCCCAAAGTCGCAGTAAAGCGGTGAGAAAATCGCGAAATTCAACCGTGGGTGAAGATGGTgaaaagaaaatacaaaaatcaccaATGAGACAAGGCGTTTGGGAGTTACGGGGACGCAGTAATGAGgctaaaaaattgaaaaactcGCGGGAATACACCGAAACTGTTTTCTCGTCGGAAGTCTGTTCCGTCACACACCAGCAGAATGAAAAACAGAGAGAACCCACCGATATTGAGAATAAAGTGTCCAGTCCTATGACCATGACGTTTCCAGGAGAAGTGGTCGTTTTCGACGATATCGGAGAAAATTGGCACATAGACGAGAATAAAAGAATCGACAATGAACAACATTCCAATCACACTGCCACAAATCTATTCAATTCGAGCGACACCGATAGCGAAAAAGTTACCAAAGTCATAGGAAATCTGCCGATTGCTGTCTACGAAGGTTCACCGCGTAGATACGGCCCCAGACAAATGGAAACCAACTTCTCGCACCCGCAACTTCCTAGTGCACAGAGTTTATTAGCTTCTCCAAGTGTTTATCCCCCCAGACCGGGTTTTCCTCAGCGAGTAGTTTTCACACCTAGTCCTAACGAAAATGAAGTCAGTCCCACTGCTGAAAACAACGTGTTTAAC AAGAAGACGTCACCCCCTCCGACGACCACCACCAGTACGACAACATCCACGTTCGACTATTTGTACGAATTTTCCGAAACTAGAAAGGTGTTGGAGGAATTTTTCAAGTGTCCACCGCCAGACGAAGAGAACCGATTGGAAGTCGAGTTTCAAGATTTGGAATACGAATTGAGACGTCAAGGAGGCGACTCCGGGAATTCCTACGTCGGACAAAGATTAGCCAAAGGGCGAGAACAAGGCGATTTCTGTATGCGAATCGATTCGCCGAGGAAATGTTTCAACAATCCAGTAACAAATGTACAA GATCAAGACATGAcagaatatgaaaataactttttAGATCTCTCTATAGGTACAGGTTCGAGTGGTGATTTGGGCGAAACTGAAGTCGGATTGCAAGTGGGACACAGTAGAAATTTCACCTTATCGCCAGAAACTACCGATTGCGATTCGAACTGTGGTGATTTAGATAGTGAAGTATCATTAATGTTAATGGAAAATGATTTGGGACCTTCTAGTGGCCTGCTAG GATCAAATACAGACTTAGCAATTCCAAGTGATTCATTACGCTTATACTCTAGTATGCCTGTTCTTGAGGATGGCTTGTCGTCAGGTCACGCGAGTGACACTGACAATAATAATCCAACGGTAATGCTCATGAAACGACAGATCACCGAAATTGAACGGGAAATCAATCAAGGGATTTGTAAATCAAAACAAGGCAATAACAAAAGTCAGGAAAACGGACTGTCGCCTAATGAAGATTGCGTTAACGTTTCACCCAACGACGTGAACGGTTGCATTAATAACTTCGAAGATCCGCACATTCTGCCCCAGATGGACTCTCTAG AAAAAACACCGCCACCTCCAGCACCCGCACCGCATCGCCttttgcaaaatgaaaaatctaaCGATGTGGAAGCAGCCATTAAAGATATTAGATTGACGTTGCAAAGAACAAAAACGCTACCCCTGAAGTGTCATCCCAAGGAGGAGCACGAAGAAAACGCGGTTAGCCCGATTTGGGTGCCGAG ACAAAGGGGGATGTCAGCTGCCAGTGGCGACTCGGACAGAAAAGTTAACAGCGGAGAAGAAG aAGAGAACGACACGGATTTGGAAACTGACAGGCTGTTAGGTCAACAGAGAACCGACGATCAAGGTTTCTACGACGAGAAG GGTTGGAGAAAACCTAAAAGTCGGACAATAATGCCTTCACATAGTCTTTCCAATCCCAAACAAATGTTAATGGATGAAGGAACATTACCCCTTGTTCCTACTGAACCACCTCAAATTTCAAACCCTTCCTCACCCACAGCTGTATCTGAAAAAAGCCAATCGCCCCAAAGTCAGAAGGGATCCATATCGtcaagtaaaattaaaaag GAGAAAGACAGTAAAAAGAAAGGGAGAAACAAAGAAG ATGTTATTCAACGATCAGTATTAATAGAAGGAGTTCTATTTCGAGCGCGATATTTGGGTTCTACACAACTAGTTTGTGAGGGTCAACCCACAAAAACCACAAGGATGATGCAAGCGGAAGAGGCGGTATCACGAATTAAG GAGGCATCCAACCAAATGATACAAAATTATGGGCACCAATATGACCCGAACATTCCTGAAAGCGCTAGTTTTGACGATGAGCCTGCAGTTGAACCAGAACCGCAACAAATTTCTGAAACTGCCGTGCAGCCTGTATCGG GAGCTCGAGTCTTCAATCCGAATACGTTACCATTGGGAGTGGGCGCTACTGGAACAGTTTTTCGTCTGCATTTTCTTGGTTCGGTTGAGGTGGATGAGGAAGGGGGTCGAAAACGACGCAAACGACTCAAGAAAAATATGGTCGAAGTCGCAGTTACAAAAATTAAG gcgCCCGATGGTGAAACACAGCCAAGCACCGAAGTCGATTTGTTTATATCGACCGAAAAGATAATGGTTTTGAATAcggatttgaaagaaataatgATGGATCACGCTTTGCGAACGATTTCTTACATTGCCGACATTGGCGATTTAGTAGTATTAATGGCCCGTAGACGATTCGTTCCCCATGAAATGGAAGACGCCCCAAAAATAAATAGGACACCAAAAATGATTTGCCACGTTTTCGAAAGTGAAGAAGCCCAATTCATTGCTCAATCAATAGGCCAAGCTTTCCAAGTGGCTTACATGGAATTCTTGAAAGCAAACGGCATCGAAGATCACAGTTTCGTTAAAGAGATGGACTATCAGGAGGTACTCAACTCGCAAGAGATTTTCGGAGACGAACTCCAAATGTTTGCCAAGAAAGAAATGCAAAAAGAG GTGGTGGTGCCCAAGGCCAAGGGCGAAATTTTGGGCGTGGTGATCGTGGAATCCGGTTGGGGCTCCATGTTGCCGACCGTCGTGATTGCGAACCTAGCTCCGGCCGGAGCAGCCGCGCGTTGCGGTCAACTCAACATCGGCGATCAGATAATCGCTATCAATGGAGTCAGTCTTGTCGGCCTTCCGTTGTCTACATGTCAGAATTACATTAAGAACTCAAAAAATCAGACTGTCGTAAAATTAACTGTCGTTCCTTGTGCCCCCGTAGTTGAAGTTAAAATTAAGAGACCAGATACAAAGTATCAATTAGGCTTCAGTGTTCAAAACGGAGTT ATATGCAGCTTATTAAGAGGTGGCATTGCGGAGAGAGGAGGCGTTCGAGTTGGACATCGGATAATCGAAATCAACAACCAGAGCGTTGTAGCAGTTCCACATGAAAAAATCGTAAATCTGCTGGCAACATCTGTAGGTGAA ATCCTAATGAAGACGATGCCGACGTCAATGTTCCGGTTGTTGACCGGCCAGGAGAATCCTGTGTACATCTAG
- the LOC138139707 gene encoding uncharacterized protein isoform X11, with translation MRQGVWELRGRSNEAKKLKNSREYTETVFSSEVCSVTHQQNEKQREPTDIENKVSSPMTMTFPGEVVVFDDIGENWHIDENKRIDNEQHSNHTATNLFNSSDTDSEKVTKVIGNLPIAVYEGSPRRYGPRQMETNFSHPQLPSAQSLLASPSVYPPRPGFPQRVVFTPSPNENEVSPTAENNVFNKKTSPPPTTTTSTTTSTFDYLYEFSETRKVLEEFFKCPPPDEENRLEVEFQDLEYELRRQGGDSGNSYVGQRLAKGREQGDFCMRIDSPRKCFNNPVTNVQDQDMTEYENNFLDLSIGTGSSGDLGETEVGLQVGHSRNFTLSPETTDCDSNCGDLDSEVSLMLMENDLGPSSGLLGSNTDLAIPSDSLRLYSSMPVLEDGLSSGHASDTDNNNPTVMLMKRQITEIEREINQGICKSKQGNNKSQENGLSPNEDCVNVSPNDVNGCINNFEDPHILPQMDSLEKTPPPPAPAPHRLLQNEKSNDVEAAIKDIRLTLQRTKTLPLKCHPKEEHEENAVSPIWVPRQRGMSAASGDSDRKVNSGEEEENDTDLETDRLLGQQRTDDQGFYDEKGWRKPKSRTIMPSHSLSNPKQMLMDEGTLPLVPTEPPQISNPSSPTAVSEKSQSPQSQKGSISSSKIKKEKDSKKKGRNKEDVIQRSVLIEGVLFRARYLGSTQLVCEGQPTKTTRMMQAEEAVSRIKEASNQMIQNYGHQYDPNIPESASFDDEPAVEPEPQQISETAVQPVSGARVFNPNTLPLGVGATGTVFRLHFLGSVEVDEEGGRKRRKRLKKNMVEVAVTKIKAPDGETQPSTEVDLFISTEKIMVLNTDLKEIMMDHALRTISYIADIGDLVVLMARRRFVPHEMEDAPKINRTPKMICHVFESEEAQFIAQSIGQAFQVAYMEFLKANGIEDHSFVKEMDYQEVLNSQEIFGDELQMFAKKEMQKEVVVPKAKGEILGVVIVESGWGSMLPTVVIANLAPAGAAARCGQLNIGDQIIAINGVSLVGLPLSTCQNYIKNSKNQTVVKLTVVPCAPVVEVKIKRPDTKYQLGFSVQNGVICSLLRGGIAERGGVRVGHRIIEINNQSVVAVPHEKIVNLLATSVGEILMKTMPTSMFRLLTGQENPVYI, from the exons ATGAGACAAGGCGTTTGGGAGTTACGGGGACGCAGTAATGAGgctaaaaaattgaaaaactcGCGGGAATACACCGAAACTGTTTTCTCGTCGGAAGTCTGTTCCGTCACACACCAGCAGAATGAAAAACAGAGAGAACCCACCGATATTGAGAATAAAGTGTCCAGTCCTATGACCATGACGTTTCCAGGAGAAGTGGTCGTTTTCGACGATATCGGAGAAAATTGGCACATAGACGAGAATAAAAGAATCGACAATGAACAACATTCCAATCACACTGCCACAAATCTATTCAATTCGAGCGACACCGATAGCGAAAAAGTTACCAAAGTCATAGGAAATCTGCCGATTGCTGTCTACGAAGGTTCACCGCGTAGATACGGCCCCAGACAAATGGAAACCAACTTCTCGCACCCGCAACTTCCTAGTGCACAGAGTTTATTAGCTTCTCCAAGTGTTTATCCCCCCAGACCGGGTTTTCCTCAGCGAGTAGTTTTCACACCTAGTCCTAACGAAAATGAAGTCAGTCCCACTGCTGAAAACAACGTGTTTAAC AAGAAGACGTCACCCCCTCCGACGACCACCACCAGTACGACAACATCCACGTTCGACTATTTGTACGAATTTTCCGAAACTAGAAAGGTGTTGGAGGAATTTTTCAAGTGTCCACCGCCAGACGAAGAGAACCGATTGGAAGTCGAGTTTCAAGATTTGGAATACGAATTGAGACGTCAAGGAGGCGACTCCGGGAATTCCTACGTCGGACAAAGATTAGCCAAAGGGCGAGAACAAGGCGATTTCTGTATGCGAATCGATTCGCCGAGGAAATGTTTCAACAATCCAGTAACAAATGTACAA GATCAAGACATGAcagaatatgaaaataactttttAGATCTCTCTATAGGTACAGGTTCGAGTGGTGATTTGGGCGAAACTGAAGTCGGATTGCAAGTGGGACACAGTAGAAATTTCACCTTATCGCCAGAAACTACCGATTGCGATTCGAACTGTGGTGATTTAGATAGTGAAGTATCATTAATGTTAATGGAAAATGATTTGGGACCTTCTAGTGGCCTGCTAG GATCAAATACAGACTTAGCAATTCCAAGTGATTCATTACGCTTATACTCTAGTATGCCTGTTCTTGAGGATGGCTTGTCGTCAGGTCACGCGAGTGACACTGACAATAATAATCCAACGGTAATGCTCATGAAACGACAGATCACCGAAATTGAACGGGAAATCAATCAAGGGATTTGTAAATCAAAACAAGGCAATAACAAAAGTCAGGAAAACGGACTGTCGCCTAATGAAGATTGCGTTAACGTTTCACCCAACGACGTGAACGGTTGCATTAATAACTTCGAAGATCCGCACATTCTGCCCCAGATGGACTCTCTAG AAAAAACACCGCCACCTCCAGCACCCGCACCGCATCGCCttttgcaaaatgaaaaatctaaCGATGTGGAAGCAGCCATTAAAGATATTAGATTGACGTTGCAAAGAACAAAAACGCTACCCCTGAAGTGTCATCCCAAGGAGGAGCACGAAGAAAACGCGGTTAGCCCGATTTGGGTGCCGAG ACAAAGGGGGATGTCAGCTGCCAGTGGCGACTCGGACAGAAAAGTTAACAGCGGAGAAGAAG aAGAGAACGACACGGATTTGGAAACTGACAGGCTGTTAGGTCAACAGAGAACCGACGATCAAGGTTTCTACGACGAGAAG GGTTGGAGAAAACCTAAAAGTCGGACAATAATGCCTTCACATAGTCTTTCCAATCCCAAACAAATGTTAATGGATGAAGGAACATTACCCCTTGTTCCTACTGAACCACCTCAAATTTCAAACCCTTCCTCACCCACAGCTGTATCTGAAAAAAGCCAATCGCCCCAAAGTCAGAAGGGATCCATATCGtcaagtaaaattaaaaag GAGAAAGACAGTAAAAAGAAAGGGAGAAACAAAGAAG ATGTTATTCAACGATCAGTATTAATAGAAGGAGTTCTATTTCGAGCGCGATATTTGGGTTCTACACAACTAGTTTGTGAGGGTCAACCCACAAAAACCACAAGGATGATGCAAGCGGAAGAGGCGGTATCACGAATTAAG GAGGCATCCAACCAAATGATACAAAATTATGGGCACCAATATGACCCGAACATTCCTGAAAGCGCTAGTTTTGACGATGAGCCTGCAGTTGAACCAGAACCGCAACAAATTTCTGAAACTGCCGTGCAGCCTGTATCGG GAGCTCGAGTCTTCAATCCGAATACGTTACCATTGGGAGTGGGCGCTACTGGAACAGTTTTTCGTCTGCATTTTCTTGGTTCGGTTGAGGTGGATGAGGAAGGGGGTCGAAAACGACGCAAACGACTCAAGAAAAATATGGTCGAAGTCGCAGTTACAAAAATTAAG gcgCCCGATGGTGAAACACAGCCAAGCACCGAAGTCGATTTGTTTATATCGACCGAAAAGATAATGGTTTTGAATAcggatttgaaagaaataatgATGGATCACGCTTTGCGAACGATTTCTTACATTGCCGACATTGGCGATTTAGTAGTATTAATGGCCCGTAGACGATTCGTTCCCCATGAAATGGAAGACGCCCCAAAAATAAATAGGACACCAAAAATGATTTGCCACGTTTTCGAAAGTGAAGAAGCCCAATTCATTGCTCAATCAATAGGCCAAGCTTTCCAAGTGGCTTACATGGAATTCTTGAAAGCAAACGGCATCGAAGATCACAGTTTCGTTAAAGAGATGGACTATCAGGAGGTACTCAACTCGCAAGAGATTTTCGGAGACGAACTCCAAATGTTTGCCAAGAAAGAAATGCAAAAAGAG GTGGTGGTGCCCAAGGCCAAGGGCGAAATTTTGGGCGTGGTGATCGTGGAATCCGGTTGGGGCTCCATGTTGCCGACCGTCGTGATTGCGAACCTAGCTCCGGCCGGAGCAGCCGCGCGTTGCGGTCAACTCAACATCGGCGATCAGATAATCGCTATCAATGGAGTCAGTCTTGTCGGCCTTCCGTTGTCTACATGTCAGAATTACATTAAGAACTCAAAAAATCAGACTGTCGTAAAATTAACTGTCGTTCCTTGTGCCCCCGTAGTTGAAGTTAAAATTAAGAGACCAGATACAAAGTATCAATTAGGCTTCAGTGTTCAAAACGGAGTT ATATGCAGCTTATTAAGAGGTGGCATTGCGGAGAGAGGAGGCGTTCGAGTTGGACATCGGATAATCGAAATCAACAACCAGAGCGTTGTAGCAGTTCCACATGAAAAAATCGTAAATCTGCTGGCAACATCTGTAGGTGAA ATCCTAATGAAGACGATGCCGACGTCAATGTTCCGGTTGTTGACCGGCCAGGAGAATCCTGTGTACATCTAG
- the LOC138139707 gene encoding uncharacterized protein isoform X2, producing the protein MTSLTLTLDNVDVSENTEQISKLFPKCRPRSDINLNPIIAPGHENDCTENTANTVMNIDSDNDRWVADSTCNITRDNVSQLHSTDDEDVIIEREHTGGTYKLRDSRIIEIAGGRELFSQSRSKAVRKSRNSTVGEDGEKKIQKSPMRQGVWELRGRSNEAKKLKNSREYTETVFSSEVCSVTHQQNEKQREPTDIENKVSSPMTMTFPGEVVVFDDIGENWHIDENKRIDNEQHSNHTATNLFNSSDTDSEKVTKVIGNLPIAVYEGSPRRYGPRQMETNFSHPQLPSAQSLLASPSVYPPRPGFPQRVVFTPSPNENEVSPTAENNVFNKTSPPPTTTTSTTTSTFDYLYEFSETRKVLEEFFKCPPPDEENRLEVEFQDLEYELRRQGGDSGNSYVGQRLAKGREQGDFCMRIDSPRKCFNNPVTNVQDQDMTEYENNFLDLSIGTGSSGDLGETEVGLQVGHSRNFTLSPETTDCDSNCGDLDSEVSLMLMENDLGPSSGLLGSNTDLAIPSDSLRLYSSMPVLEDGLSSGHASDTDNNNPTVMLMKRQITEIEREINQGICKSKQGNNKSQENGLSPNEDCVNVSPNDVNGCINNFEDPHILPQMDSLEKTPPPPAPAPHRLLQNEKSNDVEAAIKDIRLTLQRTKTLPLKCHPKEEHEENAVSPIWVPRQRGMSAASGDSDRKVNSGEEEENDTDLETDRLLGQQRTDDQGFYDEKGWRKPKSRTIMPSHSLSNPKQMLMDEGTLPLVPTEPPQISNPSSPTAVSEKSQSPQSQKGSISSSKIKKEKDSKKKGRNKEDVIQRSVLIEGVLFRARYLGSTQLVCEGQPTKTTRMMQAEEAVSRIKEASNQMIQNYGHQYDPNIPESASFDDEPAVEPEPQQISETAVQPVSGARVFNPNTLPLGVGATGTVFRLHFLGSVEVDEEGGRKRRKRLKKNMVEVAVTKIKAPDGETQPSTEVDLFISTEKIMVLNTDLKEIMMDHALRTISYIADIGDLVVLMARRRFVPHEMEDAPKINRTPKMICHVFESEEAQFIAQSIGQAFQVAYMEFLKANGIEDHSFVKEMDYQEVLNSQEIFGDELQMFAKKEMQKEVVVPKAKGEILGVVIVESGWGSMLPTVVIANLAPAGAAARCGQLNIGDQIIAINGVSLVGLPLSTCQNYIKNSKNQTVVKLTVVPCAPVVEVKIKRPDTKYQLGFSVQNGVICSLLRGGIAERGGVRVGHRIIEINNQSVVAVPHEKIVNLLATSVGEILMKTMPTSMFRLLTGQENPVYI; encoded by the exons ATGACAAGTTTGACTCTCACGTTAGATAATGTGGATGTAAGTGAAAATACCGAACAAATTAGCAAATTATTCCCAAAGTGTCGACCAAGAAGTGATATTAATCTTAATCCAATAATTGCGCCGGGACATGAAAATGACTGTACAGAAAACACTGCGAATACTGTCATGAATATCGACAGTGACAATGACAG ATGGGTGGCCGATAGCACCTGTAACATCACTAGAGATAATGTGAGTCAACTGCACTCCACTGATGACGAAGATGTTATAATAGAACGTGAACACACGGGAGGAACGTATAAATTACGCGATTCCAG GATAATCGAAATTGCCGGTGGTAGAGAATTGTTTTCCCAAAGTCGCAGTAAAGCGGTGAGAAAATCGCGAAATTCAACCGTGGGTGAAGATGGTgaaaagaaaatacaaaaatcaccaATGAGACAAGGCGTTTGGGAGTTACGGGGACGCAGTAATGAGgctaaaaaattgaaaaactcGCGGGAATACACCGAAACTGTTTTCTCGTCGGAAGTCTGTTCCGTCACACACCAGCAGAATGAAAAACAGAGAGAACCCACCGATATTGAGAATAAAGTGTCCAGTCCTATGACCATGACGTTTCCAGGAGAAGTGGTCGTTTTCGACGATATCGGAGAAAATTGGCACATAGACGAGAATAAAAGAATCGACAATGAACAACATTCCAATCACACTGCCACAAATCTATTCAATTCGAGCGACACCGATAGCGAAAAAGTTACCAAAGTCATAGGAAATCTGCCGATTGCTGTCTACGAAGGTTCACCGCGTAGATACGGCCCCAGACAAATGGAAACCAACTTCTCGCACCCGCAACTTCCTAGTGCACAGAGTTTATTAGCTTCTCCAAGTGTTTATCCCCCCAGACCGGGTTTTCCTCAGCGAGTAGTTTTCACACCTAGTCCTAACGAAAATGAAGTCAGTCCCACTGCTGAAAACAACGTGTTTAAC AAGACGTCACCCCCTCCGACGACCACCACCAGTACGACAACATCCACGTTCGACTATTTGTACGAATTTTCCGAAACTAGAAAGGTGTTGGAGGAATTTTTCAAGTGTCCACCGCCAGACGAAGAGAACCGATTGGAAGTCGAGTTTCAAGATTTGGAATACGAATTGAGACGTCAAGGAGGCGACTCCGGGAATTCCTACGTCGGACAAAGATTAGCCAAAGGGCGAGAACAAGGCGATTTCTGTATGCGAATCGATTCGCCGAGGAAATGTTTCAACAATCCAGTAACAAATGTACAA GATCAAGACATGAcagaatatgaaaataactttttAGATCTCTCTATAGGTACAGGTTCGAGTGGTGATTTGGGCGAAACTGAAGTCGGATTGCAAGTGGGACACAGTAGAAATTTCACCTTATCGCCAGAAACTACCGATTGCGATTCGAACTGTGGTGATTTAGATAGTGAAGTATCATTAATGTTAATGGAAAATGATTTGGGACCTTCTAGTGGCCTGCTAG GATCAAATACAGACTTAGCAATTCCAAGTGATTCATTACGCTTATACTCTAGTATGCCTGTTCTTGAGGATGGCTTGTCGTCAGGTCACGCGAGTGACACTGACAATAATAATCCAACGGTAATGCTCATGAAACGACAGATCACCGAAATTGAACGGGAAATCAATCAAGGGATTTGTAAATCAAAACAAGGCAATAACAAAAGTCAGGAAAACGGACTGTCGCCTAATGAAGATTGCGTTAACGTTTCACCCAACGACGTGAACGGTTGCATTAATAACTTCGAAGATCCGCACATTCTGCCCCAGATGGACTCTCTAG AAAAAACACCGCCACCTCCAGCACCCGCACCGCATCGCCttttgcaaaatgaaaaatctaaCGATGTGGAAGCAGCCATTAAAGATATTAGATTGACGTTGCAAAGAACAAAAACGCTACCCCTGAAGTGTCATCCCAAGGAGGAGCACGAAGAAAACGCGGTTAGCCCGATTTGGGTGCCGAG ACAAAGGGGGATGTCAGCTGCCAGTGGCGACTCGGACAGAAAAGTTAACAGCGGAGAAGAAG aAGAGAACGACACGGATTTGGAAACTGACAGGCTGTTAGGTCAACAGAGAACCGACGATCAAGGTTTCTACGACGAGAAG GGTTGGAGAAAACCTAAAAGTCGGACAATAATGCCTTCACATAGTCTTTCCAATCCCAAACAAATGTTAATGGATGAAGGAACATTACCCCTTGTTCCTACTGAACCACCTCAAATTTCAAACCCTTCCTCACCCACAGCTGTATCTGAAAAAAGCCAATCGCCCCAAAGTCAGAAGGGATCCATATCGtcaagtaaaattaaaaag GAGAAAGACAGTAAAAAGAAAGGGAGAAACAAAGAAG ATGTTATTCAACGATCAGTATTAATAGAAGGAGTTCTATTTCGAGCGCGATATTTGGGTTCTACACAACTAGTTTGTGAGGGTCAACCCACAAAAACCACAAGGATGATGCAAGCGGAAGAGGCGGTATCACGAATTAAG GAGGCATCCAACCAAATGATACAAAATTATGGGCACCAATATGACCCGAACATTCCTGAAAGCGCTAGTTTTGACGATGAGCCTGCAGTTGAACCAGAACCGCAACAAATTTCTGAAACTGCCGTGCAGCCTGTATCGG GAGCTCGAGTCTTCAATCCGAATACGTTACCATTGGGAGTGGGCGCTACTGGAACAGTTTTTCGTCTGCATTTTCTTGGTTCGGTTGAGGTGGATGAGGAAGGGGGTCGAAAACGACGCAAACGACTCAAGAAAAATATGGTCGAAGTCGCAGTTACAAAAATTAAG gcgCCCGATGGTGAAACACAGCCAAGCACCGAAGTCGATTTGTTTATATCGACCGAAAAGATAATGGTTTTGAATAcggatttgaaagaaataatgATGGATCACGCTTTGCGAACGATTTCTTACATTGCCGACATTGGCGATTTAGTAGTATTAATGGCCCGTAGACGATTCGTTCCCCATGAAATGGAAGACGCCCCAAAAATAAATAGGACACCAAAAATGATTTGCCACGTTTTCGAAAGTGAAGAAGCCCAATTCATTGCTCAATCAATAGGCCAAGCTTTCCAAGTGGCTTACATGGAATTCTTGAAAGCAAACGGCATCGAAGATCACAGTTTCGTTAAAGAGATGGACTATCAGGAGGTACTCAACTCGCAAGAGATTTTCGGAGACGAACTCCAAATGTTTGCCAAGAAAGAAATGCAAAAAGAG GTGGTGGTGCCCAAGGCCAAGGGCGAAATTTTGGGCGTGGTGATCGTGGAATCCGGTTGGGGCTCCATGTTGCCGACCGTCGTGATTGCGAACCTAGCTCCGGCCGGAGCAGCCGCGCGTTGCGGTCAACTCAACATCGGCGATCAGATAATCGCTATCAATGGAGTCAGTCTTGTCGGCCTTCCGTTGTCTACATGTCAGAATTACATTAAGAACTCAAAAAATCAGACTGTCGTAAAATTAACTGTCGTTCCTTGTGCCCCCGTAGTTGAAGTTAAAATTAAGAGACCAGATACAAAGTATCAATTAGGCTTCAGTGTTCAAAACGGAGTT ATATGCAGCTTATTAAGAGGTGGCATTGCGGAGAGAGGAGGCGTTCGAGTTGGACATCGGATAATCGAAATCAACAACCAGAGCGTTGTAGCAGTTCCACATGAAAAAATCGTAAATCTGCTGGCAACATCTGTAGGTGAA ATCCTAATGAAGACGATGCCGACGTCAATGTTCCGGTTGTTGACCGGCCAGGAGAATCCTGTGTACATCTAG